TTGACAAAGCCGGCGAATTAAAAACATCGCTTTCCAACGATTTATCCAACTTTATTTTTTGGTGGAACGATAAAGGCAGCAACACATCGGTAAATGTTAACGAAGAAATTAACTCCATTCGTTTAATGACCGTGCATAAATCAAAGGGGCTGGAGTTTAAAGCGGTGCTTATCCCCTACCTGAATTGGGAAACCGCCTGGCACGGCAACACAGCGCCTTTACTTTGGTGCAAACCAATAAGCCAGCCATTTAACAAATTTCCTTTACTCCCCATTCAGGCAGGAAAACAAATGGAAGCGTCGGAATTCGCCCCTGTTTATTACCAGGAAAAAATGAATTACTACATCGACACCTTAAACCTGGTTTATGTGGCCTTTACCCGTGCCGAATCGGTTTTAATGATTAACTGTCCGGCTCCGAAAAAAAGCCAGAATGGCTCAAGCTCGGGAAAACCAACCAATTACCTCTTAAACAAGGCCTTAATAAACCAAAGCACTCACGAAACTTTTTCGGCCTGTTTTAATGAAGATCAAAATTGCTTTGAGTTTGGAAGCCTTTCTCCGGTAGCTAAAGTTACCGACAGCCAACAGGCTGTTCCTATAAAAAAATATAATTTCAATGATTTTTCAACAAAAATAAAATTACGATTAAGTGGTGAGGATTTCTTAATTGAAAACGAACACCATCACTCCGTTAAAAATACCGGAAAAATTATTCACGATATTCTTTCGGCCATTACCACTACGGCCGATACCGAAAATGCGTGTATGCAAGCATTTTATGACGGAAAAATATCGGAACAGGAATTAAGCGACATTCGTAAAAATATTGAACAAAACCTAAACCAACCCGAAGTTAAGCCATGGTTTGATGGCACTTACCACGTTTTAAACGAGCGGGATTTGCTTACATCAACAAAACTGTTACGCCCAGACCGCGTAATGTATTCAGGTAACGAAGCCATTGTTGTTGATTACAAAACCGGCGATAAACAAACAAAATATAATTACCAGGTGCAGGAATATGCCCAGGTCTTGCTTCAATCAGGATTTAAAACAGTAAGTGGCTATCTTTGGTACCTGCACACCGGAGTACTTGAAAAAGTTTGTTAACAGAGTAGTTGGTAAAAAAATACTTCAGGCCCGAACAATAAAATACCATTAGGTGTTTTATTGCCAATGGCATTCATTAAACTATCATGGAAAGAATCGATTTTATTAAGAAGTTTGCTTTGGGTGGAAGTATTCTTTTAACAGCTCCCGTAATTTTCAGTTCCTGCTCTGATGATGATGAGGACCTGGAACCCAATCCTCCAGGAAATTCAGGAAACGATATTACAATTGATTTAACAAGTAGCACATACGCCAGTCTGGGCACAGTTGGAGGTTATGCCTACACAGGCGATATTATCGTGTTCAGAACCGGCCAAAGTACCTACCTGGCGTTATCAAAAGTATGTACCCATCAGGGGTGCACAGTTGCCTACAGCCATTCGGATGGTAACGTACTTTGCCCTTGTCACTCATCGCGTTTTTCAACAGGAGGTGCCGTATTAAACGGTCCGGCAACAAGTAGTCTAAAAAAATATGATGTTGAAAAAGATGGCGACACGCTCACCATCACCTAACTTTCTTATTAGTTACTCTCAATTACCTGCCCTTGTTCGCGGTAAAGGTCTACCTTACCGTCGAGCAAAACGGCAATTACCGTAACCTGTTCGTCAAGTACTTTTTCCGGCACATCAATGTAAACAATTCCGGGAACAGCACTCCAATATTGTTTCATCTTTACCTCCCAGTTTAGTTTGGTTCCGTTTCCAACCACCCACATTCGGTTAATTTTGTTTTTAAGCCCTTTAATCATTAACGGCCCATTTGGGGTATGAGGAACAAATAAATAGAGGATATCCCCTTTTTTGTTTAAAGCAGTAGGTCCGTAATAATGTTCGTATGGTATTCCGGCCTGTGTTTCGTAAATGGCTTCAGCATGTTTGCCGGTCCAACGCCCTAACTCTTTTAAAATATGTTTTTGCTCTTCGGGAATTGTACCATCGGCTTTTGGGCCAATGTCGAGCAACAAGTTTCCTCCTTTGTTTATACAGTCTATCAGTATCCGAATCACCTGGTTGGGTGTTTTGTAGTTGTCATCGTTGTGCTGAAAGCCCCAACTATCGTTCATGGTCATACAAAGTTCCCAGTAGGTATCGTTGGGCTGTGTAACCGGCAAGCCTTGCTCGGGTGTTGCATAATCTCCGTAACCTTGTATACGGCTGTTGAGAATTACATTCTTATTCCATCCTCTTAAGGCCTCGCTCAGCTCTTGTGCTTTCCATTTATCTGCCGATTGTTCCCAGTCGCCATCAAACCAAAATAAATCGGGTTTGTACCTGGTACTCAACTCCTCCAGTTGGCAAAAATTAAAATCAACAAATCTCGACCAACGAAGCGAATCCGCATCATACCGTTTTATTTTTCTGGTTTTATTCGGATAATCAGGATGCGACCAGTCGAGTAAGGAATAGTATAATCCGACTTTTAAATTGTTTTTACGAAGTGCTTTAACATACGGGGCAACCAAATCCTTTCCGGCAGGTGTTTGCTCCACCACATTTAAATCGCCACATTTGGTATCCCACAGGGCAACCCCATCATGATGTTTTGAAGTAAGCACCGCATATTTTGCTCCGCTTTGAGCGATTAAATGTGCCCACTCATCAGCATTGTAGTTGTCAGCGGTAAAACCGTCAAGTTGCTTCATGTAATCATCATACGAAATGTAATCGTTAAAAAACGACCAGCTTTCATCGATTCCATTTACTGCGTAAATTCCCCAATGAATAAAAATACCCAGCTTGGCATTACCAAACCATTCCATTCGGTTTTTACTTTGCTTGTTAAGATCCTGAGAATAAGCCGAACTGACTAGTATACCGGCCAATAAAAGTGAAACTATCTTTCGCATAGACTTTAAAATAAGATTTAATACCTATGTAAACTTCCAAAAATTATTTAAAAACTCAAATGATTATTCAAAAGAATAATGTTTTTTTATGGCGTCGTGAATATCCCATACACATTCCAGTCCTTTTGGAAAAGTAACAAAATAGCCTGCTCTAATGGTAATCGCCTCAAATTCGGTAGTTATTGTTGCTTCTCCTTCTGTAATATAACACAACTCAGTCTGGTCGTAATACCAATCAAATTTGGCTTCTTCGTGTTCCCAAACCGGCCATTCAAAAACTCCTTCTTCCTGTAATTCTTCTTCAGAATACTGATCAACTGAAATTTTCATACAAATTGAATTTATAGCGGACTAAATTTAAGAATTTATGATGATAAATATATCAACGAAAAAAGTATAAATCATTAACTGTATATTGTTAATACCAGCCTGCGAGCTCCCCCATAATTTCGAAATTCGCAAAAATAAATTCCCTGCCAGGTTCCTAAATTTAAACGATGCCTTGTTATTGGAATGGTTATTTCTGCCCCAATAACCGAGCTTTTTAAATGGGCAGGCATATCATCAGATCCCTCGTAGGTATGTATATAAACCGGATCGTTTTCCGGTATCATTTTATTGATAAAAGATTCAAAATCGCTACGTACGGTCGGGTCAGCATTTTCGTTAAGGGTAATTCCGGCCGAAGTATGTTTTACCAAAATATGCAGCAAACCTTTTTCCGGCAGTTCAGGAAGTTGTTTTTCAATTAAACGGGTTATTAAATGATACCCTCTGCGAAAAGCTGGTAGCGTTATTTCAATCTGTTCAACCATAGCTTAAAATATTCTTTAGTTTTAAAGTAAAAACATCTGTATGCGCCATCAAAATTAATCGTTTTCGGAGCTTTTTGTATAACACTTATCTCTTATTTTCGGCCGTTTACCTTTTATCAGCGTATAAAACCTGATGGATTGTGTACATTCGGACTCTTGTTTAGTTCACAGAAAATATAATTTAAATATTGTGATTATGAAATTTCTGGGTAATTTGATTTGGTTAATTTTTGGCGGTTTTGCCATATTTTTAGAATACATGTTGGCCGGTTTGGCGCTCTGTATTACCATTATTGGAATCCCCTTCGGACTTCAATCGTTTAAACTTGGCGTATTGGCTTTATGGCCATTTGGGCAAAAAATTGAGTATATGGATTATGCCCCGGGCTGCCTGTCAACCATTATGAATATTTTGTGGTTATTAATTGGTGGCATCTGGATTATGCTAACCCACGTGTTTTTCGGGCTGTTGCTGGGAATTACTATAATAGGAATCCCGTGGGCAAAACAGCATTTTAAAATGGCATCGCTGGCACTTACGCCATTTGGCCGAAGAATTGGGTAAAACCGCAGGATAAAAACCAAAATTGGGTAAACCGGAAAACACAATCTATTGTTTTAGTTAAAAAAATAAAAACGATTGGTGTTGTTAAAAAAAGGAAGGCCTTGCCCTATTTTTTAATTACATCATTTATCAGGAATAAAAAATTGATACTTTAGTTTATCAAATAGTGACAATGGAAAAATTATCGATATACGGGAAGAAACAGTTAGAGCCGGGGAAGCAGAGTTTTATCGACTGCAACAATTTTATTCTTGGCGTAAAACGCAATACCGAAGGATGGTACCTTAAATCATTTGAACAAGGTACCGACGAATCAGTACCTAATCCGGAAGAAATTGAGGAAGGCATGTATTACCACACCGGAAAATCAAACACCCTTATTCTGGCACCTGCACTTCCGGTAAAACCAATGGTTTTTAAAGGCAAGCGCATAACCATATCTCCGCACCAACGATTAACGTTCTTTGTAAAAATTCCGCTTTTAATGCAAGTTTATTACGCAAAAAAACAGGATGAAAACCTGCTGGCCGAGTTTCCATTTCATAAAATTTCGGACACCTGGTTTGGCGAACCCGTTAACGGAGAAGCTGCCTATGCCCTCGATGCCGAACATTTCCTTGATATAAATGCTATTGAAAGGGATGAAAACAGTGCTATCTGCCCCATAAATATTTTTAATAACAACGATGCTCCGCTTGAACTTGAACGGCTCATTTTACGAGTTGACCAAATGAATTTATTGCGGTTTAAAGAGCAGATTGTCACCAGCTTGGTAAAACTCGAATACAAAGGAAAAGATCATTTAAGCGCTGTAAATTATGGCTTTTCAAAAGCCTTGCATGGCGAAAATCACGAAATTCTTGCCAAAGCCAGAAATCCGGAGAACAAAAGCCTGCTAAAAATTAACTTTCATTTTATTAAAAACATTTATCGTACTGAATAATGGAATTTGAATGGTCGAAATATTTTAACGCCGACAACTTTGAGAAGTTATTGCGCACACTAATTATTCTGGCAATAGGTATTGCGTTTATTTACTTGTTGGCATTTACGGTAAAAAAACTCTTGCCAAAATCCTTGTCGCAGCAACGCAAAATGATTATCCAGCGACTGATTTATTACTCCGGCTTCCTGGCTCTTGCCTTTATAATTATTGCCGAATTAAAAATAAACCTTGCACCATTTTTTGGAGCAGCAGGCGTTATCGGGCTTGTAATTGGTGTGGCCTCGCAAACCAGCATTGGCAACATTGTCAGCGGGTTCTTCCTGGTTTCAGAAAAATCGTTTGAAATTGGCGATGTTATTAAAGTTGGCGACAAGGCCGGGGTTGTTTTTAGCATCGACCTGTTATCCATTAAAATCCGCACTTTTGATAATCAATTGTTGCGCATCCCTAATCAAACCATTATTTCTACGGAATTGATTAACGTGACCCGTTTCCCAATCAGGCGCCTCGATTTTTTAGTTAGTGTGGCCTACAAAGAAGATTTGGCAAAGGTAAAAACAGTATTGGAAGAAGTTGCCAAAGCCAATCCATTAAGCTTAGATGAACCCGAGCCACTGATTGTTTTTAAAGATTTTGGCGCAAGCGGAATC
Above is a genomic segment from uncultured Draconibacterium sp. containing:
- a CDS encoding Rieske (2Fe-2S) protein; this translates as MERIDFIKKFALGGSILLTAPVIFSSCSDDDEDLEPNPPGNSGNDITIDLTSSTYASLGTVGGYAYTGDIIVFRTGQSTYLALSKVCTHQGCTVAYSHSDGNVLCPCHSSRFSTGGAVLNGPATSSLKKYDVEKDGDTLTIT
- a CDS encoding alpha-L-fucosidase — encoded protein: MRKIVSLLLAGILVSSAYSQDLNKQSKNRMEWFGNAKLGIFIHWGIYAVNGIDESWSFFNDYISYDDYMKQLDGFTADNYNADEWAHLIAQSGAKYAVLTSKHHDGVALWDTKCGDLNVVEQTPAGKDLVAPYVKALRKNNLKVGLYYSLLDWSHPDYPNKTRKIKRYDADSLRWSRFVDFNFCQLEELSTRYKPDLFWFDGDWEQSADKWKAQELSEALRGWNKNVILNSRIQGYGDYATPEQGLPVTQPNDTYWELCMTMNDSWGFQHNDDNYKTPNQVIRILIDCINKGGNLLLDIGPKADGTIPEEQKHILKELGRWTGKHAEAIYETQAGIPYEHYYGPTALNKKGDILYLFVPHTPNGPLMIKGLKNKINRMWVVGNGTKLNWEVKMKQYWSAVPGIVYIDVPEKVLDEQVTVIAVLLDGKVDLYREQGQVIESN
- a CDS encoding cupin domain-containing protein, which codes for MKISVDQYSEEELQEEGVFEWPVWEHEEAKFDWYYDQTELCYITEGEATITTEFEAITIRAGYFVTFPKGLECVWDIHDAIKKHYSFE
- a CDS encoding secondary thiamine-phosphate synthase enzyme YjbQ, which translates into the protein MVEQIEITLPAFRRGYHLITRLIEKQLPELPEKGLLHILVKHTSAGITLNENADPTVRSDFESFINKMIPENDPVYIHTYEGSDDMPAHLKSSVIGAEITIPITRHRLNLGTWQGIYFCEFRNYGGARRLVLTIYS
- a CDS encoding YccF domain-containing protein, which encodes MKFLGNLIWLIFGGFAIFLEYMLAGLALCITIIGIPFGLQSFKLGVLALWPFGQKIEYMDYAPGCLSTIMNILWLLIGGIWIMLTHVFFGLLLGITIIGIPWAKQHFKMASLALTPFGRRIG
- a CDS encoding DUF432 domain-containing protein produces the protein MEKLSIYGKKQLEPGKQSFIDCNNFILGVKRNTEGWYLKSFEQGTDESVPNPEEIEEGMYYHTGKSNTLILAPALPVKPMVFKGKRITISPHQRLTFFVKIPLLMQVYYAKKQDENLLAEFPFHKISDTWFGEPVNGEAAYALDAEHFLDINAIERDENSAICPINIFNNNDAPLELERLILRVDQMNLLRFKEQIVTSLVKLEYKGKDHLSAVNYGFSKALHGENHEILAKARNPENKSLLKINFHFIKNIYRTE
- a CDS encoding mechanosensitive ion channel family protein, translated to MEFEWSKYFNADNFEKLLRTLIILAIGIAFIYLLAFTVKKLLPKSLSQQRKMIIQRLIYYSGFLALAFIIIAELKINLAPFFGAAGVIGLVIGVASQTSIGNIVSGFFLVSEKSFEIGDVIKVGDKAGVVFSIDLLSIKIRTFDNQLLRIPNQTIISTELINVTRFPIRRLDFLVSVAYKEDLAKVKTVLEEVAKANPLSLDEPEPLIVFKDFGASGIDILLGVWFEKTNYLKVKNSIFQEIKQRFDEEGIEIPFPHVTLYTGEATKPFPVTTTSAKKQQS